Proteins encoded in a region of the Tepidibacillus fermentans genome:
- a CDS encoding phosphotransferase: MLSANVDLSENIVKTLIEEHYGIDVYSMKKIRAVYKVNTSHGSFGFKGAEELPDLPLIAEYLKKIREKGFIKIPKLLRSKEGKYLIHFEDKDYFMEEWLELQELPNHSYPYVQLIGEALADFHQATVGIRPEQDSPRYEWGKRPSFLFRAYQKLTKMKEKFLYQSSHSLEVKILDFLLERCSLAYQYIKNVDYNKLLSSHPESAALCHGGLQHRNIMLDHKGEVWFIDFETLSYAERVKDLAHFLEHHAKPYDWDSNMVFTFLHGYQSKLSTPINDMEWRIFFSYLAFPTRFYRRSIRYLTNNSNPEKYLKLKEIIDSETEKEPLFLLFNLPPKKVSHF, translated from the coding sequence ATGCTTTCAGCGAATGTGGACCTTTCAGAAAATATTGTAAAAACACTCATTGAGGAGCATTACGGTATAGACGTTTATTCAATGAAAAAGATTCGAGCAGTCTACAAAGTGAATACATCCCATGGCTCTTTTGGGTTTAAAGGAGCTGAAGAGTTGCCAGACCTTCCTCTTATTGCAGAGTATTTGAAGAAGATTAGAGAAAAAGGATTTATTAAAATTCCTAAACTCTTACGTTCGAAAGAAGGAAAATATTTAATTCACTTTGAAGACAAGGATTATTTTATGGAGGAGTGGCTTGAACTACAAGAGCTTCCTAATCATAGCTATCCATATGTACAACTAATAGGGGAAGCCTTAGCTGATTTTCATCAAGCTACGGTAGGAATTAGACCAGAGCAAGATAGTCCAAGATATGAATGGGGAAAACGTCCATCATTTCTCTTTAGAGCTTATCAAAAACTTACGAAAATGAAAGAGAAATTTTTATACCAATCTTCCCATTCATTAGAAGTGAAAATTTTAGATTTTTTACTTGAACGTTGTAGCCTAGCTTATCAATATATCAAAAATGTTGATTATAACAAACTTTTATCCTCTCATCCTGAGTCAGCCGCTTTATGCCACGGGGGATTGCAACACCGAAATATCATGTTGGATCATAAAGGAGAGGTTTGGTTTATCGATTTTGAGACATTATCTTATGCAGAACGGGTAAAGGACCTTGCACATTTTCTTGAACATCATGCAAAACCCTACGATTGGGATTCCAACATGGTCTTTACATTCCTTCATGGCTACCAATCAAAATTATCTACCCCAATCAATGATATGGAATGGAGGATTTTTTTCTCCTATTTAGCTTTCCCCACACGATTCTATCGTCGATCTATTCGTTACCTTACTAATAACTCTAATCCAGAAAAATATTTAAAATTGAAAGAAATCATTGACTCTGAGACAGAAAAAGAACCGTTATTTTTGCTTTTTAACCTCCCTCCGAAAAAAGTCTCCCACTTCTAA
- a CDS encoding RNA-guided endonuclease TnpB family protein: MANKAYKFRLYPTQEQEQLLAKTFGCVRFVYNKMLAERKEIYEKFKEDQEALKKQKFPTPAKYKKEFAWLKEVDSLALANAQLNLQKAYQNFFSGRAEFPKFKSRKARQSYTTNMVNGNIMLLDGYIKLPKLKLVKMKQHREIPSHHIIKSCTVSRTKTGKYYVSILTEYEHQPTQKEVQAVVGLDFSMNGLFVDSEEGKTANYPRFYHQALEKLAKEQRILSRRKKDSNRWHKQRLKVAKLHEKIANQRKDFLHKESHKLAKRYDCVVIEDLNMKGMSQALNFGKSVADNAWGMFTTFLQYKLEEQGKKLIKIDKWFPSSKTCSCCGQAKASLSLSERTFRCECGFASDRDVNAAINIKKEGMKQLGIA; encoded by the coding sequence ATGGCAAACAAAGCATATAAATTTCGTCTGTACCCAACGCAAGAACAAGAGCAACTTCTTGCAAAAACCTTCGGTTGTGTTCGTTTCGTCTACAACAAAATGTTGGCTGAACGAAAAGAAATATATGAGAAATTCAAGGAAGACCAAGAAGCCTTGAAAAAGCAAAAATTCCCGACTCCTGCCAAGTACAAAAAGGAATTTGCATGGCTCAAAGAAGTTGATAGTCTTGCGTTGGCAAACGCTCAACTGAATTTGCAAAAGGCATACCAAAACTTTTTCTCTGGTCGTGCTGAATTTCCTAAGTTCAAAAGCCGTAAGGCGAGACAGTCCTACACAACAAACATGGTCAACGGAAACATTATGCTTTTGGACGGCTATATTAAATTACCTAAACTGAAACTTGTAAAGATGAAACAACATCGAGAAATTCCGTCACATCATATCATCAAGTCTTGTACAGTTTCTCGAACAAAAACAGGAAAATACTATGTTTCTATTCTCACTGAATATGAACATCAACCTACACAAAAAGAAGTACAAGCTGTTGTTGGTTTGGATTTTTCCATGAACGGCTTATTTGTCGATAGCGAAGAAGGTAAGACAGCCAATTACCCTCGTTTCTATCATCAAGCCTTGGAAAAATTAGCAAAGGAACAGCGTATTTTATCACGCAGAAAGAAAGACTCTAATCGTTGGCACAAACAGCGACTAAAAGTAGCGAAACTCCATGAGAAAATCGCAAACCAACGAAAAGACTTTCTACATAAGGAATCGCACAAATTAGCGAAACGGTATGATTGCGTGGTTATTGAAGACCTCAACATGAAGGGAATGTCCCAAGCACTCAATTTCGGCAAAAGCGTTGCTGACAATGCATGGGGCATGTTTACTACATTTCTCCAATATAAGTTAGAGGAGCAAGGAAAGAAGCTTATCAAAATAGATAAGTGGTTTCCATCATCCAAAACTTGTTCATGTTGCGGTCAAGCCAAAGCGTCCCTATCCCTTTCTGAACGTACCTTTCGCTGTGAATGTGGTTTTGCGAGTGATCGGGACGTCAATGCCGCCATCAATATCAAAAAGGAAGGGATGAAACAGTTAGGTATTGCCTAA